The following coding sequences are from one Shewanella eurypsychrophilus window:
- a CDS encoding BamA/TamA family outer membrane protein: MKRILLLSLFVFSTFSKSAIAVEPLFETPEDMEPTWVDNILSVFGADGEFDETKAIDMSYLPTAYYTPEKKFGVGLLMVGLYKTDDASPEEQPSSLVLNSFVSMNNSYGVEVENMTFFNEGKQRLLLELELNNEAAVYYGQGIEQGDQDSNHHEYEGQLYSFKPRWMTEVADNYFIGVGADFIYASADKLKLVDTETPVDSSDILPNNFSSGVVLTSVYDSRDYRLNATKGWLFQVDAGLYQNNESSSFSTYDIELANYIDLSGSAPGLIAWQVQGHFTNGDVPWNMLPDLGGSNAMRGYIKGRYRDEQMMMGQVEYRLPIFQRYGMVFWGAVGSVAPKVSDLTEELLTSYGTGFRFNIKDNINLRFDVGVGENETNFYLNVNEVF; this comes from the coding sequence ATGAAACGGATTTTACTGTTATCCCTGTTTGTTTTTTCTACCTTTTCCAAGAGCGCTATTGCCGTCGAACCTCTGTTTGAAACTCCAGAAGATATGGAGCCGACTTGGGTTGATAACATTCTGTCGGTCTTTGGTGCAGATGGTGAATTTGATGAGACTAAAGCCATCGATATGAGTTACCTACCAACGGCTTATTACACGCCAGAGAAAAAGTTTGGTGTCGGTCTGTTGATGGTGGGTTTATATAAAACCGACGATGCATCGCCTGAAGAGCAGCCATCATCATTAGTGCTAAATTCGTTTGTTTCGATGAATAACTCGTATGGTGTCGAAGTTGAAAATATGACATTTTTCAACGAAGGCAAGCAAAGGTTACTGCTGGAATTAGAGCTCAATAATGAAGCGGCGGTGTATTATGGCCAGGGCATAGAGCAAGGTGATCAAGATAGTAATCATCACGAATATGAAGGGCAGCTATACAGCTTTAAGCCACGCTGGATGACAGAGGTCGCTGACAACTACTTTATCGGAGTAGGTGCTGACTTTATCTATGCGAGTGCAGATAAATTAAAGTTAGTAGACACTGAGACCCCAGTAGACTCAAGCGACATATTGCCAAATAACTTTAGTTCAGGTGTCGTGTTGACCAGTGTCTATGATTCACGGGACTATCGTTTAAACGCGACCAAAGGCTGGCTATTTCAAGTTGATGCTGGCCTGTATCAAAATAATGAATCCTCATCATTTTCAACTTATGACATTGAGTTAGCTAACTATATTGATCTAAGCGGCTCTGCACCTGGGCTTATTGCATGGCAAGTACAAGGACACTTTACCAATGGCGATGTGCCTTGGAATATGTTGCCTGATCTTGGTGGATCTAATGCCATGCGCGGATATATCAAAGGCCGTTATCGTGATGAGCAGATGATGATGGGGCAAGTTGAATATCGCTTACCCATATTCCAACGTTATGGCATGGTCTTCTGGGGCGCGGTAGGTAGCGTGGCGCCGAAAGTTAGCGATCTTACTGAGGAGCTTTTAACCTCCTACGGAACAGGTTTCCGTTTTAATATTAAAGACAATATTAATTTACGTTTTGATGTAGGTGTTGGTGAAAATGAAACCAACTTCTACCTTAATGTGAATGAAGTCTTTTAA
- a CDS encoding HD domain-containing phosphohydrolase: MDVGSTRKSKRFTIRFTVVGIFILATVITAAIAIGLQYYFSKAMATDSALKYYNQASQSASTYLSQIDIQANNVTKLLSSFDSLIENDKFNPESIDTFAEVMRSNPLFYAIYVGLPDGDFYELINLDAHPIIRSQLEASHLDRWVTIEIKGEGSARSQYYRYLDEEFNLRASRQKPSEYDARLRPWFTDANRVSVNKTEPYLFQHLQAPGQTYSIKLPNSDAVLAVDIALSTLSDYLIERGDQSQVEAYLYKASGELIASNRYPQLNTLMPKGPGLSLTAAQRDLIANTPELLVSNEIDWAPIDFTISGEPEGYSIDLLRMLAESSGLKFNFVNGFTWNELVDSYTMEEIDMLHSIMLTDKNETLGEFSESFLDLHYAIVTQPENDTITRLSELNGKRLAIPKGWSIIQVVSKAFPDIEIVELASTQAILQAVESGEVFAALDTSVNLHYTAQSYFIDRLKYHETISFGNISVPTGLHMVMQGKNAPLIDIINLAISNITSEQRAALAAKWFAHGELQSFTPQGIVPYEVLIDMAADPKQQNQLISTKINGIEQFIYVTSFGEDKAAQDKFAIVVPASILLASSKDKVSQSILITALCLLLILPISWVFASPIIRPIKALAIENEKIKNRRYDEVTNVDSSIAELDELANSMLDMSESIQLYERNQKELMESFIKLIAQAIDDKSPYTAGHCNRVPELGLMLADAAEKSQLDHFKAFSFNSADERREFRIAAWLHDCGKITTPEYIVDKGTKLEAVYNRIHEVRMRFEVLWRDAEIDYLKRLSCADSSELLAVELEKKREQLKADFEFIANANVGGEFMGQAHKDRLAELAEITWQRNFDDRLGLSPVEELNLNDAKSTESYPVTEPLLRDKQEHIIKRINKVEFDPKFGIKMDIPEHQYNLGELYNLSISRGTLTAEDRFKINEHVTSTIKMLETLPFPPELAKVPRYASTHHETLKGTGYPRRLSAEDLSIPERILVVADIFEALTAADRPYKKAKPLSVAIDILHKMALDEHLDIEVFRLFLTSGIYLEYAHKFLDAKQINEVDVAKYLADEPKLKSA, translated from the coding sequence ATGGATGTCGGATCAACAAGAAAAAGTAAGCGCTTTACTATCAGGTTTACTGTTGTAGGGATATTTATTTTAGCGACGGTGATCACCGCCGCTATTGCCATTGGTTTGCAATATTATTTTAGCAAGGCGATGGCGACCGACTCGGCCCTAAAATATTATAATCAAGCATCACAAAGCGCCTCCACATACCTCTCTCAAATAGATATTCAGGCAAACAATGTCACTAAATTACTATCAAGCTTTGATAGCCTGATAGAAAACGACAAGTTTAATCCTGAATCCATAGATACCTTTGCCGAGGTGATGAGAAGTAACCCACTGTTTTATGCCATCTATGTTGGTTTACCAGATGGTGATTTTTATGAGCTTATCAATCTAGATGCACATCCGATAATTCGTTCGCAGTTAGAAGCCTCACATTTAGATCGTTGGGTTACGATAGAGATAAAGGGAGAGGGGAGCGCGCGAAGCCAATATTATCGATATCTAGACGAAGAGTTTAACTTACGTGCAAGTCGTCAAAAGCCAAGTGAGTACGATGCCCGTTTACGACCTTGGTTCACCGATGCTAATCGCGTCAGTGTCAATAAAACAGAGCCTTACCTGTTTCAGCATCTGCAAGCTCCTGGGCAAACTTATTCTATCAAACTACCAAATTCAGATGCCGTTTTAGCCGTTGATATTGCACTATCAACCCTGAGTGATTATCTGATAGAGCGAGGGGACCAATCACAGGTCGAAGCTTACCTTTATAAAGCCAGCGGTGAGTTAATTGCCTCCAATCGGTACCCGCAACTCAATACCTTGATGCCTAAAGGGCCAGGCTTATCATTAACTGCTGCACAGCGCGATCTCATTGCCAATACACCTGAGTTGCTGGTGTCTAATGAGATTGATTGGGCACCTATAGACTTTACAATCTCAGGTGAACCAGAAGGCTATAGTATCGATCTTCTTAGAATGCTTGCTGAGTCGAGTGGGCTTAAATTTAACTTTGTTAATGGCTTTACTTGGAATGAGCTGGTCGATAGTTACACGATGGAAGAGATCGACATGTTGCACTCCATCATGCTGACGGATAAAAATGAAACTTTAGGTGAATTTAGTGAGTCCTTCTTAGATCTCCATTATGCGATTGTGACTCAACCAGAAAACGATACCATAACTAGGCTTTCTGAACTCAATGGCAAGCGACTCGCTATCCCAAAAGGCTGGTCAATCATTCAAGTTGTGAGCAAGGCATTTCCAGATATTGAGATTGTCGAATTGGCATCCACCCAGGCCATCTTACAAGCTGTAGAGAGTGGCGAAGTGTTTGCGGCCTTGGATACTAGTGTCAATTTGCACTATACCGCTCAAAGCTATTTTATTGATCGACTTAAATATCATGAAACCATTAGTTTTGGGAATATCAGTGTCCCGACTGGCTTGCATATGGTGATGCAAGGTAAAAATGCACCCTTGATTGACATCATAAATTTGGCTATTAGCAATATTACGTCAGAGCAAAGAGCTGCATTAGCCGCTAAATGGTTTGCACATGGTGAGCTACAGAGTTTTACTCCTCAAGGAATCGTTCCTTATGAGGTGTTGATTGATATGGCTGCAGATCCTAAACAGCAAAACCAACTCATTAGCACTAAAATAAATGGTATCGAGCAGTTTATCTATGTCACCAGTTTCGGAGAGGATAAAGCTGCTCAAGATAAATTTGCCATTGTGGTGCCAGCTTCAATATTGCTGGCATCGAGTAAAGACAAAGTGAGCCAGTCTATATTGATCACCGCACTATGCCTGTTGCTCATTTTGCCTATCTCTTGGGTGTTTGCTTCACCGATAATTCGACCGATTAAAGCGCTGGCGATTGAGAATGAGAAGATAAAAAATCGTCGCTATGATGAGGTTACCAATGTTGACTCCAGTATTGCCGAGCTCGACGAATTGGCTAATTCAATGCTCGATATGTCCGAATCTATTCAATTATATGAGCGTAATCAAAAGGAGTTGATGGAGTCATTCATTAAGTTAATTGCACAAGCCATTGATGATAAATCTCCATATACGGCGGGTCATTGTAACCGTGTGCCTGAACTTGGGTTGATGCTGGCGGATGCCGCAGAAAAGTCACAGCTTGACCATTTTAAAGCGTTTAGTTTCAACTCTGCCGATGAGCGTAGAGAGTTTAGAATCGCAGCCTGGCTACATGATTGCGGCAAGATCACCACGCCTGAATATATAGTCGATAAAGGCACTAAGCTTGAAGCGGTTTACAACCGCATTCATGAAGTTCGTATGCGCTTTGAGGTGCTTTGGCGTGATGCTGAGATAGATTACCTTAAGCGACTCTCTTGTGCTGATTCAAGTGAATTGTTGGCTGTAGAGTTAGAAAAAAAACGTGAGCAGCTTAAAGCTGACTTTGAGTTTATCGCCAATGCCAACGTGGGTGGTGAGTTTATGGGCCAAGCCCATAAAGACCGCTTAGCTGAACTTGCCGAAATCACTTGGCAGAGAAACTTCGATGATAGGCTAGGTTTATCTCCAGTCGAAGAGCTTAACTTAAATGATGCTAAGTCGACAGAGAGCTACCCAGTGACGGAGCCACTCTTGAGGGACAAACAAGAACATATTATCAAGCGTATCAACAAGGTGGAGTTTGACCCTAAGTTTGGTATTAAGATGGATATCCCAGAACATCAGTATAATCTCGGTGAACTCTATAATCTTTCTATCTCGCGAGGAACGCTCACCGCCGAAGACAGGTTTAAGATTAACGAGCATGTCACCAGTACTATCAAGATGCTTGAAACGCTGCCATTCCCACCTGAGTTAGCTAAAGTCCCAAGATACGCATCGACCCACCATGAAACCTTAAAGGGCACGGGTTATCCCCGCAGACTCAGTGCTGAAGACCTGTCTATCCCGGAACGTATTTTAGTGGTGGCCGATATTTTTGAAGCGCTTACCGCAGCCGATAGACCTTATAAGAAAGCCAAGCCGCTTAGCGTTGCTATCGATATTCTTCATAAGATGGCATTGGATGAACACTTAGACATTGAGGTCTTTAGGCTGTTCCTAACAAGTGGTATCTATTTAGAGTATGCTCATAAATTCCTTGACGCTAAACAGATTAATGAAGTCGATGTCGCTAAGTATTTAGCGGATGAACCAAAGCTAAAAAGTGCTTAA